The genomic region CCTCTGATTGCCCCGCGCGGAGCCGCCAAACCGACGTGGTGCGTCTATATCTTGATTCACTTATATAAGGCGATGGATTCCGGCAGTGAAACCAATGTGTATGATTGTGTCAAACAGGGGACACCTTTGCATACAGTTCTCCATTAGCCCTTATTCTGAAGATGACTTTTTCTAACGCTTTTCGCTCGGAAAGTAGACGATCTGCCGTGCACATACTCCGTGGTTTACTTTTTGCTCTCACCTATATTTGACCGCGTTTATCCCTGGGAGACAATGATCACATCCAGGATCGTCGCACGAGTGAAACAACGGGAAGGAGGCCAGGATGCCGCATTATCGTCAGACGTTTCTATTCGCCGGGCTAGCAGGGGCGCTCTGTTCTACCGCACTCATTGGTATCGCTGTGGCGGACGATGGAGAGAGGGATCGGGGAAGAGACCGAGAGATGTCCTTTACGCGGATGTTTCCTGAGTTACCTCCCTTTGCGCCGCAGACCGATGCGGCTCGCGACCAGGCCAAGAAGCTGGGAGAAAAAGGCGGCCTCATCGATGCCCTGGATATCCTCAGCGATCCGGTGTTGTCGATTACGAATCCTGCCCAGTTCAGTCCGAATAATCCCGACAATCCCAATATGACGGCGGGCATGACGTTCCTCGGCCAATTTCTCGACCACGATATTACCTTCGATCCGAACTCTCCCTTGCTCGAAAAAACCAATCCCAAAAAGACCACCAACTTTCGGACGCCGAAGTTCGATCTGGACAGTGTGTATGGCGGCGGGCCGGAACGGTCCCCGGAGTTGTATGACCTCAGTTCCGGCGTCATCAAGTTGCGCGTCGAGGCCATCCCCGGGTCCGAGCAATTCTCGCGCAACGGAGCGATCCGATTCGATCTCCCGCGCGATCCGAATACCCTCTCAGCGTTTCTGGGAGACAGGCGCAACGACGAGAACGTGATCCTCTCGCAGCTCCATGTGGCGATGCTCCGGTTTCACAATGCAGTAACAGACCGGCTCCGTGCCGACCCAACGAACGCCGGAGAGTCAGCCGAGAAACTGTTCAGGGAGGCTCGACGCCAGGTCCGCTGGCACTATCAATGGATCATCCTGCACGATTTTCTGCCGCTGACCATCGGGCAAGCGCGCGTGGATGACATATTGAATAGTGGAATCCGCTTCTATCGGTTCGATCGAGACAATCCGCAGATGCCGATCGAGTTTTCGGTGGCGGCCTATCGGTTCGGCCATTCACAAATCCGTCCCAGCTACCGCCTCAACTTCGGACGTCCCGATATGGGGCACAATCCATTCTTCGTGTTTCTCTTCGACGATGCCCAGGACCCCAACGATCCGGATCCAAGCGACCTGCGTGGCGCAAAACGCGCGCCTCGCCGGTTTGTGGATTGGCAAACGTTCTTTAACTTTGGCGATGGAAACGTCCGCCCCAATAAGCAAATCGACGGCACACTCTCCACTGTCGTCATGTTGCTCCCCGGCTCACGGGGACCTGCTCCGGGCTTGCCGGCCGACGGCGTGCAGTCCTTGGCCTCGCGCAATCTGATGCGCCACGTCAATTTCGGAATCCCGTCCGGTCAGGCGATTGCGCAAAGGATGGGACTTCCGGTGTTGACGCCGACGCAACTGAATGCGCTCACGCCCTTTGGAATGGAACGGAGCACACCTCTCTGGTTCTATATTTTGAAAGAAGCGGAGTTGATGGAACAGGGTCTTCGCTTAGGACCTGTGGGAGGCCGCATCGTCGGTGAAGTATTTATCGGTCTCTTGAAGGCCGATGACACCTCCTATCTGTCCGCCAGGCCACATTGGACACCCGTATTGCCCTCTGCGACGCCGGGCGAGTTTCATATGACCGACCTGCTGACGTTTGCCGGGGTAGTTCCCCCGTTGAACTAACGACGGGGACACAGGGACGGTCGGGAGTCTTCATGGCCCAGTGCTGGCGAGAAAAGACTCCCGACCACTGTGCCATGCTCGTACGGTCCACGCCTCGCCACCTCAGCAATCAACTCCTCACCACTCACCATCGTTCATCCAATTCTCCGGAGGCCCTGGTATCGCCTGTCAGGGCTTCCGACCGCTCACCGCCACGGTGGCATAGTAGATCGCCCAGGCGTGAGGATCGTCGGCGAAGCGGCAATACAGGTCGAGGTCCTCCTCCGTCACGACGCCGGTTGCCAGATATTTCTCGCGTAATTGCAGCGCCGACATCTTCATGATCGTCGCCATACCGGACCCGCCGGAGGAGAGGGGCGCGTCATTCTCCACCATCAGCCCGGTCACACCTCTGTGCTGCAAGAGCGAGGGCAACGTAAGCCCCAGCGCATAGTCCATCCCCAATGCGTCATACATCACCTTGATGGCCTGGTTGACTCTATGCACCGCCTCCATCTGCGTGAGCTCGCCCATCACGCCTCGCGAAGCAGAAAAATCAGGCTCTTCCAATATCAGCCATCCGCCCGGTTTGAGGGATGCGAGCATCCGCGACAACGCCACTTGAAAGTCAGGCAGATGGATGAGCACGTACCGGGCATGGACGAGATCGAATGACGCGTCGCCCAGCGGTATCGTACGAATGTCGCCTTGCCGCACCGCCACATTCGACGGCCATGCACCTGGCAGAAACTTGGTGGAGAGATCGACTGCTTCCACTCGCCCTGTCGCCCCAACCACGTTGCTCATCCAACTGAGAACCGACCCGGCCCCGGGCCCCACCTCCAAACATCTCCAGCCTGGTTGTACGCCAGCGGCCAGCAATCGCCGCCGACTCGCCGGATCGAACACCCGCTCGATGGCGCGAAGCCGCTCCAGTTCCCGTTGATCTTCGACTCGATGAAAGACGTACTCCGGTTCTGTCATATAACCCCCGCGATACCCGTGACGAGCACTAGCCTGCGACAAGAAAGAGCATACGCAAAAAATTGACAAACGGATAGTCGCAGGAACGACCTGCTGCACCGACAAGACGAGCTATTATTTGAGAAACCAGACCCGTGACCTCGTCATGAGCTCGGCTAGGTTTCCAACCTCCGACCTCGAAACACCTGAGCACTGGCTCTTTTCTGCAGATCGACCATCACCCTGATACAATCGACTTCACAGGCTGACGCGCTCTCTATTTCCACGATACTATCGTCGGCCAACGCCTGGCACACAATGGAATCATCGGCATGACGTGGGTCGTCTATATCGTGGAATGCTCGGACGGCAGTCTCTATACCGGCATCACGAACGATCT from Nitrospirota bacterium harbors:
- a CDS encoding heme peroxidase family protein, producing the protein MPHYRQTFLFAGLAGALCSTALIGIAVADDGERDRGRDREMSFTRMFPELPPFAPQTDAARDQAKKLGEKGGLIDALDILSDPVLSITNPAQFSPNNPDNPNMTAGMTFLGQFLDHDITFDPNSPLLEKTNPKKTTNFRTPKFDLDSVYGGGPERSPELYDLSSGVIKLRVEAIPGSEQFSRNGAIRFDLPRDPNTLSAFLGDRRNDENVILSQLHVAMLRFHNAVTDRLRADPTNAGESAEKLFREARRQVRWHYQWIILHDFLPLTIGQARVDDILNSGIRFYRFDRDNPQMPIEFSVAAYRFGHSQIRPSYRLNFGRPDMGHNPFFVFLFDDAQDPNDPDPSDLRGAKRAPRRFVDWQTFFNFGDGNVRPNKQIDGTLSTVVMLLPGSRGPAPGLPADGVQSLASRNLMRHVNFGIPSGQAIAQRMGLPVLTPTQLNALTPFGMERSTPLWFYILKEAELMEQGLRLGPVGGRIVGEVFIGLLKADDTSYLSARPHWTPVLPSATPGEFHMTDLLTFAGVVPPLN
- a CDS encoding methyltransferase domain-containing protein; its protein translation is MTEPEYVFHRVEDQRELERLRAIERVFDPASRRRLLAAGVQPGWRCLEVGPGAGSVLSWMSNVVGATGRVEAVDLSTKFLPGAWPSNVAVRQGDIRTIPLGDASFDLVHARYVLIHLPDFQVALSRMLASLKPGGWLILEEPDFSASRGVMGELTQMEAVHRVNQAIKVMYDALGMDYALGLTLPSLLQHRGVTGLMVENDAPLSSGGSGMATIMKMSALQLREKYLATGVVTEEDLDLYCRFADDPHAWAIYYATVAVSGRKP